One genomic segment of Hevea brasiliensis isolate MT/VB/25A 57/8 chromosome 3, ASM3005281v1, whole genome shotgun sequence includes these proteins:
- the LOC110634819 gene encoding PHD finger protein ALFIN-LIKE 1 — MEMASSPRTVEEIFDDYSARRAGVVRALTNDVDEFYALCDPEKENLCLYGHPNETWEVNLPAEEVPPELPEPALGINFARDGMDRKDWLSLVAVHSDSWLISVAFYFGARLNRNERKRLFSLINDVPTVFEVVTERKPIKEKPSVDSGSKSRGSVKRSGDGQVVKSNPKLTEDAYEDDEDEHNETLCGSCGGSYSADEFWIGCDVCERWFHGKCVKITPAKAESIKQYKCPSCSLKRNRQ, encoded by the exons ATGGAAATGGCCTCCAGTCCACGAACCGTAGAGGAGATCTTCGACGATTACAGTGCTAGAAGAGCTGGTGTTGTTCGTGCTTTAACTAACG atGTGGATGAATTCTATGCACTCTGTGATCCAG AAAAGGAGAATTTATGTCTATATGGGCATCCAAATGAAACATGGGAAGTAAACCTGCCAGCTGAGGAAGTTCCACCAGAGCTTCCTGAGCCTGCCCTTGGAATCAATTTTGCAAGAGATGGCATGGACCGGAAAGACTGGCTTTCACTGGTTGCTGTGCACAGTGATTCATGGTTGATTTCTGTGGCTTTCTATTTTGGAGCTCGTCTTAATCGCAATGAAAG AAAACGGCTATTTAGCTTGATCAATGATGTGCCCACTGTCTTTGAAGTTGTAACCGAAAGAAAGCCTATAAAAGAAAAGCCCAGTGTAGATAGTGGAAGCAAATCGCGAGGCAGTGTAAAG AGATCAGGCGATGGTCAAGTAGTTAAGAGCAATCCTAAGCTGACAGAAGATGCATACGAGGATGATGAAGATGAACATAATGAAACCCTATGTGGGAGTTGTGGTGGAAGTTATAGCGCAGATGAATTCTGGATTGGCTGTGATGTCTGTGAGAGGTGGTTCCATGGAAAGTGCGTGAAGATAACACCTGCTAAGGCTGAGAGTATCAAGCAATACAAGTGCCCATCTTGCAGCCTTAAAAGGAACAGACAGTAA
- the LOC110634812 gene encoding uncharacterized protein LOC110634812 isoform X1: MGVDYYKILQVDRNAKDDDLKKAYRKLAMKWHPDKNPKNKKEAEAKFKQISEAYDVLSDPQKRAVYDQYGEEGLKGQVPPPPGAAGFGAEGGSTTFRFNPRSADDIFSEIFGFSSPFGGMGDMGGGSRASTSGFPRGMFGEDIFSSFRSAAGESSNIPRKGAAIERTLPCSLEDLYKGTTKKMKISRDVTDPTGRPTTGEEILTIEIKPGWKKGTKITFPEKGNEQRGVIPSDLVFIIDEKPHSVFKRDGNDLIITQKVSLVEALTGYTAQVTTLDGRNLTISINSIISPTYEEVVKGEGMPIPKEPNKKGNLRIKFHIKFPSKLTAEQKTGIKRLLS; this comes from the exons aTGGGCGTCGACTACTATAAAATTTTACAGGTAGACCGGAATGCAAAAGACGATGATTTGAAGAAAGCTTACCGTAAACTTGCTATGAAATGGCATCCCGATAAGAACCCTAAGAACAAGAAGGAAGCTGAGGCCAAGTTCAAGCAAATCTCCGAAGCCTATGAT GTCTTGAGCGATCCGCAAAAGCGGGCTGTTTATGATCAGTATGGAGAGGAGGGTTTGAAGGGGCAGGTGCCGCCTCCTCCGGGTGCAGCGGGTTTTGGAGCCGAAGGGGGCTCCACGACGTTCAGGTTCAATCCTCGGAGTGCGGACGATATATTCTCTGAGATTTTTGGGTTTTCGAGTCCGTTTGGAGGGATGGGTGATATGGGTGGCGGCTCACGCGCCAGCACGTCAGGATTTCCGAGAGGTATGTTTGGGGAAGATATCTTCTCCTCATTTAGGAGCGCAGCCGGAGAGAGCTCTAATATTCCCCGTAAAGGGGCTGCCATAGAACGGACATTGCCGTGTAGTTTGGAAGATCTGTATAAGGGAACTACTAAGAAGATGAAGATTTCGAGGGATGTTACTGATCCTACTGG GAGACCAACCACTGGGGAAGAAATTCTTACAATTGAGATCAAGCCTGGTTGGAAGAAAGGGACAAAAATAACTTTTCCGGAGAAGGGAAATGAGCAACGAGGTGTTATACCTTCTGACCTTGTCTTCATCATTGATGAGAAGCCTCACAGTGTCTTCAAGAGGGATGGGAATGATCTTATAATTACCCAGAAGGTATCTCTTGTAGAAGCTCTAACTGGTTACACAGCGCAGGTAACGACCCTCGATGGACGGAATTTGACAATCTCCATTAACTCTATTATTAGTCCAACCTATGAAGAAGTTGTTAAAGGGGAAGGGATGCCAATTCCCAAGGAGCCTAACAAAAAAGGGAACTTGAGGATTAAGTTTCACATAAAGTTCCCTAGCAAGCTCACTGCCGAGCAGAAAACAGGGATCAAGCGGTTATTATCATAA
- the LOC110634812 gene encoding uncharacterized protein LOC110634812 isoform X2 encodes MGVDYYKILQVDRNAKDDDLKKAYRKLAMKWHPDKNPKNKKEAEAKFKQISEAYDVLSDPQKRAVYDQYGEEGLKGQVPPPPGAAGFGAEGGSTTFRFNPRSADDIFSEIFGFSSPFGGMGDMGGGSRASTSGFPRGMFGEDIFSSFRSAAGESSNIPRKGAAIERTLPCSLEDLYKGTTKKMKISRDVTDPTGRHCVTRLNTRV; translated from the exons aTGGGCGTCGACTACTATAAAATTTTACAGGTAGACCGGAATGCAAAAGACGATGATTTGAAGAAAGCTTACCGTAAACTTGCTATGAAATGGCATCCCGATAAGAACCCTAAGAACAAGAAGGAAGCTGAGGCCAAGTTCAAGCAAATCTCCGAAGCCTATGAT GTCTTGAGCGATCCGCAAAAGCGGGCTGTTTATGATCAGTATGGAGAGGAGGGTTTGAAGGGGCAGGTGCCGCCTCCTCCGGGTGCAGCGGGTTTTGGAGCCGAAGGGGGCTCCACGACGTTCAGGTTCAATCCTCGGAGTGCGGACGATATATTCTCTGAGATTTTTGGGTTTTCGAGTCCGTTTGGAGGGATGGGTGATATGGGTGGCGGCTCACGCGCCAGCACGTCAGGATTTCCGAGAGGTATGTTTGGGGAAGATATCTTCTCCTCATTTAGGAGCGCAGCCGGAGAGAGCTCTAATATTCCCCGTAAAGGGGCTGCCATAGAACGGACATTGCCGTGTAGTTTGGAAGATCTGTATAAGGGAACTACTAAGAAGATGAAGATTTCGAGGGATGTTACTGATCCTACTGG ACGGCATTGTGTGACTAGGCTGAACACAAGGGTCTAA